A portion of the Eubacterium maltosivorans genome contains these proteins:
- a CDS encoding NCS2 family permease → MEKENFIERFWKVKASGSTVRTEIIAGFTTFLTMAYIVFVNPAIISAPAGVDAAYFFGADAQTVQSALFVATCLCACMGTLLMAFLARVPFAQAPGMGLNAFFAYTIMLGMGKTYAEALAIVLISGLLFIILTVTGLREAIVRGIPANIRIAISGGIGLFIAYSGLKNAGLLKFTLDPGSYLVTDPAAAVGQSTVVANASAIPSLVDFSSWTPETAGAALALLGLVIIGVLYARKCRGYIFIGIVVTAIIGIPFGVTTLPASIDFSRIGLQFQDWAQVSLLHLDFSSLIHEGSLVGTLFNILMVVVAFSLVDMFDTLGTIIGTAQQAGMLDEKGEFPALKRTLMADAFATTAGALMGSSTVTTFVESSTGISEGGRTGLTALVTAILFLAALVLSPVLGIIPAAATAPALIFVGVLMVGPIKSIDFTDITEAIPAFVTLLFMPLTFSIADGIAFGLITYVLLKALTGHYKEVRPVTAVLALLFIVRFLFMQ, encoded by the coding sequence ATGGAGAAAGAGAACTTTATTGAACGATTCTGGAAAGTCAAAGCCTCGGGCTCAACCGTCAGGACGGAAATCATCGCCGGGTTTACCACCTTTTTGACCATGGCCTATATTGTTTTTGTCAATCCGGCTATTATTTCGGCGCCAGCAGGTGTGGACGCCGCTTATTTTTTTGGGGCGGATGCCCAGACGGTGCAGTCTGCTCTGTTTGTGGCTACCTGTCTCTGCGCCTGTATGGGGACGTTGCTCATGGCTTTTCTGGCAAGGGTCCCCTTTGCCCAGGCGCCGGGTATGGGGCTCAATGCTTTTTTTGCCTACACGATTATGCTGGGCATGGGCAAAACCTACGCTGAGGCTCTAGCCATTGTGCTGATCTCGGGACTGCTGTTCATTATTTTAACGGTTACGGGGCTGCGGGAGGCCATTGTGCGGGGGATACCGGCCAATATCCGGATAGCCATTTCAGGTGGTATTGGCCTGTTTATTGCGTACAGCGGCCTGAAAAACGCGGGGTTGCTCAAGTTCACCCTGGATCCGGGCAGCTACCTGGTAACCGACCCAGCCGCGGCTGTGGGCCAGAGCACCGTGGTGGCCAATGCCTCGGCGATCCCGAGTCTGGTAGATTTTTCGTCCTGGACACCTGAGACGGCCGGCGCGGCTCTGGCCCTTCTCGGGCTCGTTATTATCGGGGTGCTTTACGCTCGCAAATGCAGGGGATATATTTTTATCGGGATTGTCGTTACGGCCATCATCGGGATTCCCTTTGGGGTCACCACCCTGCCGGCGTCCATTGATTTCAGCCGTATCGGTCTTCAATTCCAGGACTGGGCCCAGGTTTCGCTGCTGCATCTGGATTTTTCATCGCTGATCCATGAGGGCAGCCTGGTGGGCACGCTCTTTAATATTCTGATGGTAGTGGTGGCCTTTTCGCTGGTCGATATGTTTGACACCCTGGGCACTATTATCGGGACCGCTCAGCAGGCGGGAATGCTGGACGAAAAAGGCGAGTTCCCGGCACTCAAGCGCACGCTGATGGCCGATGCCTTTGCCACTACGGCCGGCGCGCTCATGGGCTCCTCCACGGTCACCACCTTTGTAGAGTCCAGCACTGGGATATCGGAGGGAGGCCGGACAGGCCTGACCGCGCTGGTAACTGCGATTCTCTTTCTGGCGGCGCTGGTGCTGTCTCCGGTGCTGGGGATTATCCCAGCTGCGGCCACGGCGCCGGCACTCATCTTTGTGGGTGTGCTCATGGTCGGCCCCATCAAGAGCATTGATTTTACGGACATCACAGAGGCGATCCCGGCCTTTGTCACCCTTTTGTTTATGCCGCTGACCTTCTCCATCGCCGACGGCATTGCCTTTGGGCT
- a CDS encoding YcbK family protein, protein MKTIHKRIRQSLFLTIFILVTCVFFSSPNFRPETQQTQVSDPALPQEPETPPDKAVIDHPLPEDPILTDGPWASAHFLMEEYACDCAGYCDGWPAGMAPELLEQVEALRCALGQPLIITSGVRCEARNAEVGGIENSWHLSGHAADLYCPGVPYDEVAATARALGLGVIEYPYQQFDHVEIWR, encoded by the coding sequence ATGAAAACCATTCATAAACGTATCCGTCAAAGCTTATTTTTAACCATTTTTATCCTTGTTACCTGCGTGTTTTTCTCAAGCCCGAACTTTAGGCCGGAAACGCAGCAGACTCAGGTATCAGATCCGGCGCTGCCGCAAGAGCCTGAAACGCCGCCGGACAAAGCGGTGATCGATCATCCGCTGCCCGAGGATCCCATCCTCACAGACGGCCCCTGGGCTTCGGCCCATTTTCTTATGGAGGAATATGCCTGCGACTGCGCGGGCTACTGTGACGGCTGGCCTGCCGGGATGGCCCCGGAGCTGCTGGAGCAGGTGGAGGCCCTGCGGTGCGCCCTGGGACAGCCCCTCATCATTACCTCCGGGGTTCGGTGTGAGGCGCGCAACGCCGAGGTGGGCGGCATCGAAAACTCCTGGCACCTGAGCGGACACGCGGCCGATCTGTACTGCCCGGGTGTGCCTTATGACGAGGTAGCGGCCACAGCCCGGGCCTTAGGGCTTGGGGTCATTGAGTACCCCTATCAGCAGTTCGACCATGTCGAGATCTGGCGCTAG
- a CDS encoding DUF2922 domain-containing protein has translation MAATTNKDLTITFQRADGKDHKITIPDYKEGITDAEIKTGAQAIVDQGAFEPDGFALAKVVGAVKIDTTKTDVAVE, from the coding sequence ATGGCAGCAACAACCAACAAAGATTTAACCATTACCTTTCAGCGCGCGGACGGAAAGGACCACAAAATCACCATACCAGATTACAAAGAGGGCATCACCGACGCCGAGATCAAGACCGGGGCCCAGGCCATTGTGGATCAGGGAGCCTTTGAGCCCGACGGCTTCGCCCTTGCCAAGGTCGTGGGCGCTGTAAAAATCGACACCACCAAAACCGACGTGGCAGTGGAGTAA
- a CDS encoding RNA polymerase sigma factor, which translates to MKEKYTLIDTWVQEAKNSNQAAKEQLINTFKPLILSVMQKYIYDTEAYEDALQDGALVVLEAVQAYDPDLGVVFPFYLKNRLFHHFVNVAKAIKKQQENERAVTGGGEDGENSLEQYPDAGPSPEKEMVRQEKNAVLEQMLVEIRAERADAIRLRYFEGKSLNEIAQILDISPCLAGVHVHRGIEDLRKNKHRLQ; encoded by the coding sequence TTGAAAGAAAAATACACATTGATCGACACCTGGGTCCAGGAAGCAAAAAACAGTAACCAAGCAGCTAAAGAGCAGCTGATCAACACCTTTAAGCCTCTGATCCTGTCCGTCATGCAAAAATACATCTACGACACAGAAGCCTATGAGGACGCCCTGCAAGACGGCGCGCTGGTCGTGCTGGAGGCCGTACAGGCCTACGATCCGGATTTAGGCGTCGTATTCCCCTTTTATCTGAAAAACCGCCTGTTCCATCATTTCGTCAATGTGGCCAAAGCCATCAAAAAACAACAGGAAAATGAGCGCGCCGTCACAGGCGGTGGGGAGGATGGGGAAAATAGCCTAGAACAATATCCAGATGCTGGGCCATCGCCAGAAAAAGAAATGGTGAGACAGGAAAAAAACGCAGTGCTTGAGCAGATGCTCGTAGAAATAAGAGCAGAAAGGGCAGACGCTATCCGGCTGCGCTACTTTGAGGGAAAAAGCCTGAATGAAATCGCCCAGATACTGGACATTAGTCCTTGTCTGGCCGGCGTACACGTGCATCGGGGAATAGAAGACCTAAGGAAAAATAAGCATCGCCTACAATAA
- a CDS encoding restriction endonuclease subunit S: MNYLTEVLTFYKWQRNNHLSPLLQAYWHLLMYVNNSAAIQGDDGQWHWPIRFKITNSRVREVLELENRFQVGHARAHLVRHGRLHYYPHGGNKAGEYELIPFDTGLSALWITQAETGDRTQVWTQSSTKPAREPAPLINNINNKYTSLLYSNQEALPNIHGFNLLPPLTDSEKTAIQALYPDDDVAAFEAMWAAREKKQKGEIL, translated from the coding sequence ATGAACTACCTGACCGAAGTCCTGACCTTTTATAAATGGCAGAGGAACAATCATCTGAGCCCCTTACTCCAGGCCTACTGGCACCTGCTCATGTACGTCAACAACAGCGCCGCCATCCAGGGTGATGACGGCCAGTGGCACTGGCCCATCCGTTTTAAGATCACTAACAGCCGGGTGCGCGAGGTTCTGGAGCTCGAAAACCGGTTCCAGGTGGGGCACGCAAGGGCGCACTTAGTGCGGCACGGACGCCTGCACTATTATCCGCACGGTGGAAACAAGGCCGGCGAGTATGAGCTCATCCCCTTTGATACCGGCCTTTCCGCTCTGTGGATAACTCAGGCAGAGACCGGTGACCGCACGCAGGTATGGACGCAGTCCAGCACAAAACCCGCACGCGAACCCGCACCGTTAATAAATAATATAAATAATAAATATACTTCTCTATTGTATTCTAATCAGGAGGCGCTGCCCAATATCCACGGCTTCAACCTGCTGCCCCCGCTCACGGATTCCGAGAAAACCGCCATTCAGGCCCTGTACCCGGATGACGATGTGGCCGCCTTCGAGGCCATGTGGGCCGCAAGGGAGAAAAAGCAGAAAGGAGAAATATTATGA
- a CDS encoding phage antirepressor KilAC domain-containing protein, translating into MKSKQTTMTTAAEEKGFSPWCASCALKQEDRVLGGFESLSDIDQCIELFFIEKQMEALQQDYREKMGYMKSQMSESKPADSREQDPACSVQELALKMQASGIDIGRNQLYFWLRHHGYAHYQSERTLQHLPTEESLAQNYMIAEKVPRRDKRIGKHSYNTRLLVTGRGQDFFIKALRAERGSAAKAVGV; encoded by the coding sequence ATGAAAAGTAAACAGACAACCATGACAACCGCGGCAGAAGAAAAAGGATTTAGCCCATGGTGTGCTTCGTGCGCTCTGAAACAGGAGGACCGCGTCTTAGGCGGCTTTGAGAGCCTTTCCGACATCGATCAGTGCATCGAGCTCTTCTTTATCGAAAAGCAGATGGAGGCCCTGCAGCAGGACTACAGGGAAAAGATGGGCTATATGAAAAGTCAGATGTCAGAGAGCAAACCGGCAGACTCAAGGGAACAAGACCCGGCGTGCAGCGTGCAGGAGCTGGCCTTAAAAATGCAGGCGTCCGGCATCGACATTGGCAGGAACCAGCTTTATTTCTGGCTGCGGCACCACGGCTATGCGCATTACCAGAGCGAAAGAACCCTTCAGCATCTGCCCACCGAGGAATCATTGGCCCAAAACTACATGATCGCCGAGAAGGTTCCCCGCCGCGATAAAAGAATCGGGAAGCACAGCTACAACACCAGACTCCTAGTGACCGGAAGAGGCCAGGACTTTTTTATCAAAGCCCTGAGAGCAGAGCGCGGCTCTGCGGCAAAGGCGGTGGGCGTATGA